Proteins encoded by one window of Longimicrobium sp.:
- the rfaE2 gene encoding D-glycero-beta-D-manno-heptose 1-phosphate adenylyltransferase: MTPADPAAKVVSRGELLERLRRPRAAKVVFTNGVFDVLHRGHVEYLARARALGDVLVVGVNTDDSARRLGKGPGRPVNPQDDRAYVLAGLAAVDYVTLFDEDTPRELVAALLPDVLVKGGDYRKEDIVGAAEVEAAGGRVVVAPLVPGRSTTSILERVRQGEQDG; this comes from the coding sequence GTGACCCCGGCCGATCCGGCGGCGAAGGTCGTCTCCCGCGGCGAGCTGCTGGAGCGGCTCCGGCGTCCGCGCGCGGCGAAGGTCGTCTTCACCAACGGCGTCTTCGACGTGCTGCACCGCGGCCACGTCGAGTACCTGGCCCGTGCCCGCGCGCTCGGCGACGTGCTGGTGGTGGGGGTGAACACGGACGACTCGGCGCGCCGCCTGGGGAAAGGCCCGGGGCGGCCGGTGAACCCGCAGGACGACCGCGCCTACGTGCTGGCGGGGCTCGCCGCGGTGGACTACGTCACCCTCTTCGACGAGGACACCCCGCGCGAGCTGGTGGCCGCCCTCCTCCCCGACGTGCTGGTCAAGGGCGGCGACTACCGGAAGGAAGACATCGTCGGGGCCGCCGAGGTGGAGGCCGCCGGGGGGCGCGTGGTGGTGGCGCCGCTCGTCCCCGGGCGCTCGACCACCTCGATCCTGGAACGCGTGCGTCAGGGGGAGCAGGATGGGTGA
- the rph gene encoding ribonuclease PH produces the protein MGEGAARADGRRPEEARPLALERGAAMYAEGSCLVTAGRTRVLCTASVEQGVPPWRKGSGEGWVTAEYSMLPRATNTRNRRERGQVGGRTQEIQRLIGRSLRACVDLAAMGEWQVTVDCDVLQADGGTRTASITGGAVALYDACAWLAGRTGAPSPFREFVAAVSAGVVDGRLLLDLDYSEDSRAEVDLNLVARESGGIIEIQGTGERSHFTPEQLYELVRLTTGCTADLHRKQRAAVG, from the coding sequence ATGGGTGAGGGAGCGGCAAGGGCGGACGGACGGCGGCCGGAAGAGGCGCGCCCCCTGGCCCTGGAGCGCGGCGCGGCGATGTACGCGGAAGGGTCGTGCCTGGTCACCGCCGGGCGCACGCGGGTCCTCTGCACGGCCTCGGTGGAGCAGGGCGTCCCCCCCTGGCGCAAGGGCAGCGGCGAGGGGTGGGTCACCGCCGAGTACTCCATGCTCCCGCGGGCGACCAACACCCGCAACCGCCGCGAGCGCGGCCAGGTGGGCGGCCGCACCCAGGAGATCCAGCGCCTGATCGGCCGCAGCTTGCGCGCCTGCGTGGACCTGGCGGCCATGGGCGAGTGGCAGGTCACCGTCGACTGCGACGTCCTCCAGGCCGACGGCGGCACCCGCACGGCCTCGATCACCGGCGGCGCCGTCGCCCTGTACGACGCCTGCGCCTGGCTGGCCGGGAGGACGGGGGCGCCGTCGCCCTTCCGCGAGTTCGTGGCCGCGGTGAGCGCGGGCGTGGTGGACGGCCGGCTCCTGCTGGACCTCGACTACTCCGAAGACTCGCGCGCGGAGGTGGACCTCAACCTGGTGGCGCGCGAGTCCGGCGGGATCATCGAGATCCAGGGCACCGGCGAGCGCAGCCACTTCACCCCCGAGCAGCTGTACGAGTTGGTGCGCCTGACCACCGGCTGCACCGCCGACCTGCACCGGAAGCAGCGCGCCGCCGTGGGGTGA